In a genomic window of Bradyrhizobium sp. LLZ17:
- a CDS encoding cell division protein FtsX, producing MNRTDERGVLVDLGQERPQLPPRARNMSPIVPRASIHGRALVAVVAIMTFLASMTTGTVLLVSASAAEWQSDVASEITIQIRPQPGRDIERDTAAVTEAMRAQTGIVEVKPFTKEESGKLLEPWLGTGLSMDDLPIPRMIIARVQPGTALDLGALRARVTQVTPSASVDDHRAWIERMRSMTSATVLAGIGILALVIVATIISVSFATRGAMAANRPIVEVLHFVGAGDRYIANRFLRHFLRLGLEGGVIGGGVAMLVFGFSESIAGWFSGTPVGDQFAALLGTFSLRPSGYVVLAVQAVLIGAITAVASRQTLFATLNDVD from the coding sequence ATGAATAGGACCGACGAGCGCGGCGTGCTGGTCGATCTCGGACAGGAACGTCCGCAGCTTCCGCCGCGGGCGCGCAACATGTCGCCGATCGTGCCGCGCGCCTCGATTCATGGCCGCGCGCTGGTCGCCGTCGTCGCCATCATGACCTTCCTCGCCTCGATGACGACCGGCACGGTGCTGCTGGTCAGCGCCTCTGCCGCGGAATGGCAGTCGGATGTCGCGAGCGAGATCACTATCCAGATCCGCCCGCAACCGGGACGCGACATCGAGCGCGACACCGCCGCCGTCACCGAAGCGATGCGGGCGCAAACGGGCATCGTCGAGGTCAAGCCGTTCACCAAGGAGGAGAGCGGCAAGCTGCTCGAGCCCTGGCTCGGCACCGGGCTGTCGATGGACGACCTGCCGATCCCGCGGATGATCATTGCCCGCGTGCAGCCGGGCACGGCGCTCGATCTCGGCGCCTTGCGCGCGCGTGTGACGCAGGTGACGCCAAGCGCCAGCGTCGACGATCATCGCGCCTGGATCGAACGGATGCGCTCGATGACCAGCGCCACCGTACTCGCGGGCATCGGCATCCTCGCCCTCGTCATCGTCGCGACCATCATCTCGGTCTCGTTCGCAACCCGTGGCGCCATGGCGGCGAACCGTCCGATCGTCGAGGTCCTGCATTTCGTCGGCGCCGGCGACCGCTATATCGCCAACCGTTTCCTGCGGCATTTCCTCAGGCTCGGTCTCGAAGGCGGCGTGATCGGCGGCGGCGTCGCCATGCTGGTGTTCGGCTTCTCCGAGTCGATCGCCGGCTGGTTTTCCGGTACCCCTGTCGGCGACCAGTTCGCGGCCCTGCTCGGCACCTTTTCGCTGCGGCCGTCGGGCTATGTCGTGCTCGCGGTGCAGGCGGTGCTGATCGGCGCGATCACCGCGGTCGCCTCGCGCCAGACGCTGTTCGCGACACTGAATGACGTCGATTGA
- a CDS encoding YdcF family protein, which produces MTSPTDDQSPNLPRGWLRAAVVSVVALVFVGAAAGFFAFLSQLRGAEIAPGRKADGIVVLTGGSSRVSDAMELLAAGYGKRLLISGVHPASTAGDISRTLPENQSFMTCCVDLDRTALTTRGNAAEARRWAEGRGFKSLIVVTSNYHMPRALVEFSHAMPGTVLVPFAVVGDKWRDEPWWTSSSTLRLLLSEYVKYIAAELRIRLEDFGIDLSPEMSEQPAGLQPKRPATAQAN; this is translated from the coding sequence ATGACCTCGCCGACCGACGATCAATCGCCGAACCTGCCGCGCGGCTGGCTGCGCGCGGCCGTCGTGTCGGTGGTCGCGTTGGTTTTCGTCGGCGCGGCGGCGGGCTTCTTCGCGTTCCTGTCGCAATTGCGCGGTGCCGAGATCGCGCCGGGCCGCAAGGCGGATGGCATCGTGGTGCTGACCGGCGGCTCCTCGCGCGTATCGGACGCGATGGAGCTCTTGGCGGCCGGCTATGGCAAGAGGCTCCTGATCTCGGGCGTGCATCCGGCCTCGACCGCAGGCGACATCTCCCGGACCCTGCCGGAGAACCAGTCCTTCATGACCTGCTGCGTCGATCTCGATCGCACCGCGCTCACGACCCGCGGCAACGCGGCTGAGGCGCGGCGCTGGGCCGAGGGGCGCGGCTTCAAATCGCTGATCGTGGTCACCTCGAACTATCACATGCCGCGCGCGCTGGTGGAGTTCTCGCATGCGATGCCGGGGACGGTTCTGGTCCCATTCGCGGTGGTCGGCGACAAATGGCGCGATGAGCCGTGGTGGACCTCGTCCTCCACGCTCCGGCTGTTGCTGTCGGAATATGTCAAGTACATCGCTGCCGAGCTCAGGATCCGGCTGGAGGATTTCGGGATTGACCTTTCGCCCGAGATGTCGGAGCAGCCAGCGGGCCTGCAACCAAAGCGGCCCGCCACCGCACAGGCCAATTGA
- a CDS encoding lysophospholipid acyltransferase family protein, giving the protein MLLIFLRSLVFNVLFYAVLVCLAIVALPTFAMPPRALLTVAGWWAKATQFLMRVICDIKVEFRGVEKIPSGPLVVVAKHQSFWETFALMPFFDHPIFILKRQLMHIPVFGQFLAKIGMISIDRGAGVKALLDMTRRARAAVRGGRQLVIFPEGTRRPAGAAPDYKTGFAQIYSACGVQCLPVALNSGLFWPRRTFMRYPGTLVVEFLDPLPPGLAKDEYITRVRDEIEGASERIIEAGRKEQERLIGSAPSYAGSGG; this is encoded by the coding sequence ATGTTGCTGATTTTCCTGCGCTCGCTCGTGTTCAACGTGCTGTTCTACGCCGTGCTGGTTTGCCTTGCGATCGTGGCGCTGCCGACCTTCGCGATGCCGCCGCGCGCCCTGCTGACGGTCGCGGGATGGTGGGCGAAGGCGACGCAGTTTCTCATGCGCGTGATCTGCGACATCAAGGTGGAATTCCGCGGCGTCGAGAAGATTCCGTCGGGTCCGCTGGTGGTGGTCGCCAAGCACCAGTCGTTCTGGGAAACGTTCGCGCTGATGCCGTTTTTCGATCACCCGATCTTCATCCTCAAGCGCCAGCTCATGCACATCCCGGTGTTCGGTCAGTTCCTGGCAAAAATCGGCATGATCTCGATCGATCGCGGCGCCGGCGTCAAGGCGCTGCTGGACATGACGCGGCGGGCGCGCGCCGCGGTGCGCGGCGGCCGCCAGCTCGTGATCTTCCCGGAGGGCACACGCCGTCCGGCCGGTGCGGCGCCGGACTACAAGACCGGCTTTGCCCAGATCTATTCGGCTTGCGGCGTGCAATGCCTTCCGGTCGCACTCAACTCCGGCCTGTTCTGGCCGCGCCGCACCTTCATGCGGTATCCCGGAACGCTGGTCGTGGAATTTCTCGATCCGCTGCCGCCGGGACTTGCGAAGGACGAGTACATCACGCGCGTGCGCGACGAGATCGAGGGCGCGAGTGAGCGCATCATCGAAGCAGGGCGGAAGGAGCAGGAGCGATTGATCGGCTCCGCCCCGAGCTATGCGGGCTCTGGGGGCTAG
- a CDS encoding gamma-glutamylcyclotransferase has translation MSEITLPSVTTAKGDLWVFGYGSLMWRPGFAFEERVPARLVGEHRALCVYSFVHRGTPEQPGLVLGLDRGGACRGIAFRVAEQNRAEVVAYLRAREQVTSVYREVMRSVWLENDARERVSALAYVVDRGHVQYAGRLSLTEQHRHVLQGHGQSGANRDYVTATVKAIEAEGFRDTQLHRLAAMLHGDAHSLHAAAPTDNRENR, from the coding sequence ATGTCGGAAATCACCCTCCCCTCCGTCACCACCGCCAAAGGCGACCTCTGGGTGTTCGGCTACGGTTCGCTGATGTGGCGGCCGGGCTTCGCATTCGAGGAGCGCGTCCCGGCGCGGCTGGTCGGCGAGCACCGCGCGCTCTGCGTCTATTCGTTCGTGCACCGGGGCACGCCGGAGCAGCCGGGCCTGGTGCTGGGGCTCGACCGCGGTGGCGCCTGCCGCGGCATTGCCTTCCGCGTCGCCGAGCAGAACCGCGCCGAGGTCGTCGCCTATTTGCGGGCGCGCGAGCAGGTGACGTCGGTCTATCGCGAGGTGATGCGCTCGGTGTGGCTGGAGAACGACGCGCGTGAGCGCGTCTCCGCCCTCGCCTATGTCGTCGATCGCGGCCATGTCCAATATGCCGGACGGCTGTCGCTCACCGAACAGCACCGCCACGTGCTCCAGGGCCACGGCCAGTCCGGCGCCAACCGCGACTATGTCACAGCGACGGTAAAGGCGATCGAGGCCGAAGGCTTTCGCGACACGCAATTGCATCGGCTCGCGGCGATGCTGCATGGCGACGCGCATTCGCTCCACGCAGCGGCGCCGACTGACAATCGGGAAAATCGCTAG